Proteins encoded together in one Laspinema palackyanum D2c window:
- a CDS encoding ABC transporter ATP-binding protein, whose translation MSRSHYWLLLPYLRPHWNTIIRALICTLIFTIFWPLQAWLAGRIANFIGAGDVVAIARLAGIGALIFLGQGIVQYGQDSLMASAALSIALDLRKSIYSHLHKLNLGFFETAKTGDLSYRLTEDIDRIGEVVNKFFHQFVPCVLQLVVVVGYMIYLNWQLTFATLLIAPLMAVIVSWFGNKLLIVSRRSQTQISNLSALISEVFSGIRLVQAFAAEDYEIERFSKEAEHNRRMKYRAEQLKAIQFPVVGFLEALSVLSLFFLGGWQISQGNLTGSEFVSYVAAVALVINPISLTTSNYNEFKQAEASVDRIFELFAVKATVVEKPGAVALPAVTGKVEYRNVSFAYATQPLFNPKNQEEVPVLQGLSLVASPGEAIALVGASGAGKTTLVNLLPRFYDVKSGQILIDGIDIREVTIPSLRRQIGIVPQETILFTGSIAQNIAFGQLDYRLDEIEAAAKIANADEFIQKLPDGYQSWVGERGVNLSGGQRQRIAIARAVLLNPRILILDEATSALDSESEALVQEALERLMQNRTVFIIAHRLGTVRRADRILVMEKGQIIESGTHQELLEREGQYAKFYAQQFERT comes from the coding sequence TTGTCTCGATCGCATTATTGGTTACTGCTGCCTTACCTGCGTCCCCACTGGAACACCATCATCCGGGCGCTGATTTGTACATTGATTTTTACCATCTTTTGGCCTTTACAAGCCTGGTTAGCCGGTCGGATTGCTAATTTTATCGGGGCCGGGGATGTGGTGGCGATCGCCCGATTAGCGGGGATTGGTGCGCTAATTTTCCTCGGTCAAGGAATTGTCCAATATGGTCAGGATTCCCTAATGGCTTCCGCCGCCCTTTCCATCGCCCTTGACCTTCGTAAATCCATTTATAGCCACCTCCACAAGCTCAATCTCGGCTTTTTTGAAACTGCCAAAACCGGCGACCTTTCCTATCGCCTCACGGAAGATATTGACCGGATTGGGGAAGTGGTCAATAAATTTTTTCATCAATTTGTACCCTGCGTTTTGCAACTGGTAGTAGTGGTGGGATATATGATTTATTTGAATTGGCAACTCACCTTTGCTACTCTGCTCATTGCTCCCTTAATGGCAGTTATTGTCAGTTGGTTCGGCAATAAATTATTAATTGTTTCCCGGCGCAGTCAAACCCAAATTTCTAATTTATCAGCGTTAATTTCTGAAGTATTTAGTGGAATTCGCTTAGTTCAAGCTTTTGCGGCTGAAGATTATGAAATTGAGCGATTTTCTAAAGAAGCCGAACATAATCGCCGGATGAAATATCGGGCAGAACAATTAAAAGCAATTCAATTTCCTGTAGTGGGATTTTTAGAAGCTTTAAGCGTGTTATCGCTATTTTTTCTCGGAGGATGGCAAATTTCTCAAGGAAATCTAACGGGGAGTGAATTTGTTAGTTATGTAGCGGCAGTGGCTTTAGTGATTAATCCCATTTCCTTGACGACGAGTAATTATAATGAATTTAAACAGGCAGAGGCATCGGTAGACCGAATTTTTGAGTTGTTTGCGGTGAAAGCAACGGTGGTAGAAAAACCTGGCGCAGTCGCCTTACCTGCGGTAACGGGAAAGGTGGAATATCGGAATGTTTCCTTTGCCTACGCCACGCAACCGCTTTTCAATCCCAAGAATCAAGAAGAAGTGCCGGTATTGCAGGGGTTAAGTTTAGTTGCTTCTCCCGGAGAGGCGATCGCCTTAGTCGGTGCTTCTGGTGCCGGTAAAACCACCTTAGTTAATCTTTTACCTCGATTTTATGATGTGAAATCGGGACAAATTTTGATTGATGGAATTGACATTCGCGAAGTCACCATTCCCAGTTTACGCCGTCAAATTGGCATCGTTCCTCAAGAAACCATTCTATTTACCGGAAGTATTGCCCAAAATATTGCTTTTGGACAACTAGACTATCGCCTAGACGAGATAGAAGCAGCAGCAAAAATTGCCAATGCCGATGAATTTATTCAAAAACTGCCTGATGGATATCAGAGTTGGGTTGGAGAGAGAGGGGTTAATTTATCTGGGGGACAACGCCAACGAATTGCGATCGCCCGGGCGGTACTTCTAAATCCACGAATCCTCATCTTAGATGAAGCAACCTCTGCCTTAGATTCAGAATCGGAAGCATTAGTGCAAGAAGCATTAGAACGATTAATGCAAAACCGCACTGTTTTTATTATCGCTCACCGTCTCGGCACCGTGCGTCGTGCCGATCGCATTTTAGTGATGGAAAAAGGCCAAATTATTGAATCCGGAACCCATCAAGAACTGTTGGAACGAGAGGGACAATATGCCAAATTTTACGCCCAACAGTTTGAGCGAACATAA
- a CDS encoding pPIWI_RE module domain-containing protein — MSYDQLRTLSFRLAEGQKSDFHSFYLLNFPESWKHELKKLQGELKNRPPDKVNLPITSLNKAMRALVPDLIYIEKNSGKLEVQRWLYSSRAIDPTALYLIIHAWVKTEFAKASDSRLQQILSQMRVEDLSWEQTTLDITQWTTAPNGTAQPGNQDSFILLPHVLAAKLSQDDVVIEFESEPLRFRRAPLSIGSQGAELVSWKPLEYKGCYWSVVITFTIQTVPFQNFPVLHCDLSLRRWVSLQKSYIPGGKETSVYLLTEVPWIDGLPYSNSFQVAPIGWKRVSASKRQEADCSKQLIWGSQLATLLDKLNPQHRFPDPAKILADPVSALNFSGSPSAAVTYRNDIKPEHRVNPGLNPGHRRLVAEQIAQLLGPQWEFVQAPERVKFSCKAPKIPILPKPTQDDSEIAETKLETLTKTQSLYRQALKNTLGDRLTVEIWYQEEATHNTLLQGIRYCLGIPDSVSFPYQFPESGFVLNLCSQRLGSLGDRLELDHQIKKQTEQLRKAIIKRGEEVGNKVSPASEITGAFIEIRPKDRFQNRNEDPKQALRRGFALVNRLTQFISTENPNLSQSVITAFLDLLRQLGVQIEPLTVEISIKKPKEQSRKEFTAHSKNNLIPETINYVGVWLIKHNSPTSADSSIQRVPVMIHMASNTNEIQVKAPGFDGWLLYRDALQQIARGEKVFGIARLEQAVPFIEQTLKCDILPLGDTLLLCHAQNLRSGWKWLQNGKITQDMVAFGIQKPLPIQRFKGLRIVRLRDSQAHETPEWFVAKENQEAGFTKGLFVMGERLFASTYNTPKQFPFNRNVFKPSTYYWNPGLLELTVACIQPDDEAFAWAALTHQLRHLALQFDEPLKLPLPLHLAMKIEEYVTLIDVEDEE; from the coding sequence ATGAGTTATGACCAATTACGCACCCTCTCGTTCCGGCTGGCGGAGGGACAAAAATCCGACTTCCATTCTTTTTACCTTCTCAACTTTCCGGAATCCTGGAAGCATGAGCTAAAAAAATTACAGGGTGAGCTAAAAAATCGCCCACCTGATAAAGTTAACTTGCCGATCACTTCGTTGAATAAAGCAATGCGGGCGCTAGTACCCGATCTCATTTATATTGAAAAAAATTCAGGCAAATTAGAAGTACAACGTTGGCTTTACAGTTCACGGGCGATCGACCCAACGGCTTTATATTTAATTATCCATGCTTGGGTCAAAACGGAATTTGCCAAAGCGTCAGATTCTCGACTCCAACAAATCCTTTCTCAAATGCGAGTTGAGGATTTATCCTGGGAACAGACCACCTTGGATATCACACAATGGACAACTGCACCCAACGGCACCGCCCAACCGGGAAATCAGGATAGTTTTATCTTGCTCCCTCATGTTTTGGCAGCCAAATTAAGCCAAGATGATGTAGTCATTGAATTTGAGTCAGAACCCCTGCGTTTTCGCCGCGCACCTTTATCAATTGGCAGCCAAGGAGCGGAACTGGTTTCTTGGAAACCTTTGGAGTATAAAGGTTGTTACTGGTCGGTTGTAATCACTTTCACGATTCAAACCGTTCCCTTTCAGAATTTTCCTGTCCTCCATTGCGATCTAAGTTTGCGGCGCTGGGTTAGTCTGCAAAAGAGTTATATTCCTGGTGGCAAAGAAACCAGTGTTTATTTACTGACTGAAGTGCCTTGGATTGATGGGCTACCCTATTCCAATAGCTTTCAGGTTGCTCCCATTGGATGGAAGCGGGTGTCTGCATCTAAGCGACAGGAGGCCGACTGCTCTAAGCAATTAATCTGGGGTAGTCAGTTAGCGACGTTACTTGACAAGCTTAATCCTCAACATCGATTTCCTGACCCTGCTAAAATACTGGCGGATCCAGTTTCAGCCCTTAATTTTAGTGGGAGTCCAAGTGCCGCAGTAACGTATCGAAATGATATTAAACCAGAGCATCGAGTCAATCCAGGCTTAAATCCAGGACACCGTCGTTTGGTTGCAGAACAAATTGCACAACTTTTGGGTCCACAGTGGGAATTTGTACAGGCTCCTGAACGGGTTAAATTTAGCTGTAAAGCCCCAAAAATTCCCATTCTGCCAAAACCGACACAAGATGATAGTGAAATTGCAGAGACTAAGCTAGAAACCCTGACAAAAACTCAATCTCTCTACCGCCAAGCTCTTAAGAATACACTAGGCGATCGCCTGACGGTAGAAATCTGGTATCAAGAGGAAGCAACACACAACACTTTGCTCCAAGGAATTCGCTACTGTCTGGGAATTCCCGATTCAGTATCGTTTCCCTACCAATTCCCAGAATCAGGATTTGTTTTGAATCTATGTTCGCAGCGTTTGGGTTCCCTTGGCGATCGCTTGGAGCTTGATCATCAGATCAAAAAGCAAACAGAGCAACTGCGAAAAGCAATTATTAAGCGGGGAGAAGAAGTTGGAAACAAGGTTTCACCAGCATCTGAAATAACGGGGGCATTTATTGAAATCAGACCGAAAGACAGATTTCAGAATCGCAATGAAGATCCCAAACAAGCTTTGCGTCGGGGATTCGCTCTAGTCAATCGTCTGACACAATTTATCAGCACCGAAAATCCTAATTTATCTCAGAGTGTTATTACTGCATTTCTTGATTTACTGCGTCAGCTTGGAGTACAGATCGAGCCGCTCACCGTAGAGATAAGCATTAAAAAACCTAAAGAGCAATCTAGGAAAGAATTCACTGCCCACTCCAAAAATAATCTTATACCGGAAACCATCAATTATGTTGGTGTGTGGTTAATTAAACATAACTCTCCAACCAGCGCAGATAGTAGTATTCAGCGAGTGCCAGTCATGATTCACATGGCATCAAACACGAATGAAATTCAAGTAAAAGCTCCTGGTTTTGATGGATGGTTGCTCTATAGAGATGCTCTCCAACAAATTGCCCGAGGAGAAAAAGTGTTTGGTATTGCTCGACTAGAACAGGCAGTTCCGTTCATCGAGCAGACGCTCAAATGTGATATTTTACCTCTAGGAGATACCCTTTTACTCTGTCATGCACAGAACCTTAGAAGTGGCTGGAAATGGCTTCAAAATGGTAAAATAACACAGGATATGGTGGCATTTGGTATCCAGAAACCCTTGCCCATTCAACGATTTAAGGGACTTCGTATCGTGCGATTGCGGGATAGCCAAGCCCACGAAACCCCAGAATGGTTCGTTGCCAAGGAGAATCAAGAAGCAGGCTTTACAAAAGGTTTATTTGTAATGGGTGAACGACTTTTCGCTAGTACCTACAATACCCCTAAACAGTTTCCGTTCAATCGGAACGTCTTTAAGCCGAGTACCTATTACTGGAATCCGGGTTTATTGGAGCTGACGGTTGCCTGCATTCAGCCGGATGATGAGGCATTCGCTTGGGCAGCACTGACTCATCAACTGCGGCATCTTGCCCTCCAATTTGATGAACCTCTCAAACTCCCGTTACCGCTTCATTTGGCAATGAAAATAGAAGAGTATGTAACGTTGATTGATGTCGAGGATGAAGAATAA
- a CDS encoding HepT-like ribonuclease domain-containing protein, which translates to MGEAVKRISMEFRSQHPEIAGMRDKVTHQYDIVKLEEVWEAIQRDIPELLEAIAPLLPI; encoded by the coding sequence ATCGGGGAAGCGGTCAAACGAATTTCAATGGAATTTCGCAGTCAGCACCCGGAAATTGCAGGGATGAGGGATAAAGTGACGCATCAATACGATATCGTGAAGTTAGAGGAAGTGTGGGAAGCAATTCAAAGGGATATTCCGGAATTGTTAGAAGCGATCGCACCCCTACTGCCAATATGA
- a CDS encoding Uma2 family endonuclease encodes MVRISPNPTGEPQTTAPELGATEENSILILPNIRWQTYEALLLDLQDRGGVRVAYDQGTLEIMAPSEEHEGYSISIHNFIVILADELGLNLRQLGSTTLKKEDIQRGLEPDQCYYIQNEPRVRSKLKIDLSVNPPPDLVVEVDITSGSLNKFPIYQSLKIPEIWRYRRRGLEIFELQGEEYVQRDFSPTFSPISVTTVIPEFIQKSPSMGEMVALRAFRTWVKAQLQNQE; translated from the coding sequence ATGGTAAGAATTTCACCAAACCCCACCGGAGAACCCCAGACAACAGCCCCAGAATTAGGCGCTACAGAGGAGAACTCCATCCTTATTTTACCCAATATCCGTTGGCAAACCTACGAAGCACTCTTATTGGACTTACAAGATAGGGGTGGGGTGAGGGTTGCCTATGATCAAGGAACGTTAGAAATTATGGCTCCATCAGAAGAACATGAAGGGTATAGTATCTCGATTCACAATTTTATTGTGATTTTAGCCGATGAACTCGGCCTCAATTTAAGGCAGTTAGGCTCTACCACCTTAAAAAAAGAAGATATTCAAAGAGGATTAGAACCCGATCAATGCTATTACATTCAGAATGAACCTCGGGTGAGAAGTAAACTCAAAATTGACCTGAGTGTAAACCCGCCTCCAGATTTAGTTGTTGAGGTAGATATTACCAGTGGGTCTCTCAATAAATTCCCCATTTATCAATCCTTAAAAATTCCCGAAATTTGGCGATACCGGCGCAGAGGTTTAGAAATCTTTGAGTTGCAGGGTGAGGAATATGTGCAGCGGGATTTCAGTCCCACCTTCTCACCGATTTCCGTTACGACGGTGATTCCAGAATTTATTCAGAAAAGCCCCAGCATGGGAGAAATGGTAGCATTGCGAGCATTTAGAACTTGGGTGAAAGCGCAATTGCAGAATCAAGAATAA
- the rsmD gene encoding 16S rRNA (guanine(966)-N(2))-methyltransferase RsmD, whose product MSLRIYGNRLLKTLPGEQTRPTAARVREAVFNVWQGSIAGCRWLDLCAGAATMSAEALCRGAVEVVAMEQSPRALAIIRENLQRVKQADQAVEILRGDVMARLKGLQGRQFDRMYFDPPYASSLYQPVLAAIADYQLLAPDGEIAVEHRSDRLAIDPIPTLEILRERGYSNTTVTFLGLSDESSN is encoded by the coding sequence ATGAGTCTTAGAATTTATGGTAATCGGTTACTGAAAACTTTACCCGGTGAGCAAACTCGACCGACTGCGGCACGGGTGCGGGAAGCGGTGTTTAATGTTTGGCAAGGAAGTATTGCTGGATGTCGGTGGTTGGATTTGTGTGCCGGTGCGGCTACGATGAGTGCAGAGGCGTTATGTCGAGGTGCTGTAGAAGTTGTGGCGATGGAACAGTCCCCTCGTGCGCTGGCGATTATTCGGGAAAATTTGCAACGGGTGAAGCAGGCGGATCAAGCGGTGGAAATTCTGCGCGGTGATGTGATGGCGCGGTTAAAGGGTTTGCAGGGTCGCCAATTTGACCGGATGTATTTCGATCCGCCTTATGCCAGCAGTCTCTATCAACCTGTGTTGGCAGCGATCGCCGATTATCAACTCCTGGCACCCGATGGGGAAATTGCGGTGGAACATCGCAGCGATCGCCTCGCCATCGACCCCATTCCCACTCTGGAAATCCTGCGGGAACGGGGCTACAGCAATACCACGGTGACGTTCCTCGGGTTATCCGATGAGTCATCAAATTAA
- a CDS encoding nucleotidyltransferase family protein encodes MVKTQVELPREKIEAFCQQWKITEFALFGSVLRDDFRPDTDIDVLVTFAPDAHWSLLDSVRMEQELETIFGREVDCVDKEAIAQSPNWIRRKEILGTAEVFYVAG; translated from the coding sequence ATGGTCAAAACTCAAGTTGAACTCCCGAGAGAGAAAATAGAGGCATTTTGTCAACAGTGGAAAATTACTGAATTTGCCTTGTTTGGTTCAGTCTTACGGGATGATTTTCGACCGGATACCGATATTGATGTCCTGGTTACTTTTGCACCGGATGCTCATTGGAGTTTGCTGGATTCTGTCCGCATGGAGCAAGAATTAGAAACCATTTTTGGCCGAGAAGTAGACTGTGTGGATAAAGAGGCGATCGCCCAAAGCCCGAACTGGATTCGACGCAAAGAAATTTTAGGAACTGCGGAGGTTTTTTATGTTGCGGGATAA
- the petG gene encoding cytochrome b6-f complex subunit V — protein sequence MVEPLLSGIVLGLIVVTLAGLFFAAYQQYKRGNDLGL from the coding sequence GTGGTTGAACCGTTACTGTCTGGCATCGTGTTGGGTTTGATTGTGGTGACTCTAGCTGGTTTGTTTTTCGCCGCTTACCAGCAGTACAAGCGCGGGAACGATTTGGGTTTGTAA
- a CDS encoding c-type cytochrome, with amino-acid sequence MKTTLPLTNDLAKPEAAEPCPVTSGAIAFGARSTVIVFILVGIVLGIILALQLQVSDPYVKTVLTLDGDSLRGHAIFQMNCAGCHGIQNGRQVGPSLTAVSQRKSPVGIINQVTGGKTPPMPQFQPNPQDMADLLKYVQSL; translated from the coding sequence TTGAAAACGACCTTACCCTTGACTAACGATCTCGCCAAACCTGAAGCAGCAGAACCTTGTCCCGTCACAAGTGGGGCGATCGCCTTTGGTGCGCGTAGCACAGTCATTGTCTTTATTCTGGTGGGTATTGTCCTCGGGATTATTCTCGCCCTACAATTACAAGTTTCGGATCCGTATGTGAAAACCGTCCTAACCCTGGATGGAGACTCGCTGCGGGGTCATGCCATTTTCCAAATGAACTGTGCCGGTTGTCATGGCATCCAGAATGGACGGCAGGTAGGACCCAGTTTAACTGCCGTTTCTCAACGGAAATCCCCTGTTGGTATTATTAATCAGGTAACGGGAGGCAAAACGCCGCCAATGCCTCAATTTCAACCCAACCCGCAAGATATGGCGGATTTGTTGAAATATGTTCAAAGTCTTTGA